AGAATCCTACGGTGCGAACGTGGTTCGTAAGAGGGTTTCCCGAACCATTTTCAGTTTGCTGTGTGGGGCAGGACTTGGCGTTTCCGGAGCACTTATGCAGGCCGTCACTCGCAACCCCATTGCCGACCCGAGCATACTGGGAGTGAACACAGGTGCATCATTATTTGTGGTTTGCGGCATTGCGTTCTTGAACATCAGCACCGCGAATCAATATATATGGTTAGCTTTAGCCGGGGCTGCGATTACTGCAGTGTTCGTATTCGGAGTCGGCTCAATGGGACGTGGCGGAGCCACGCCCATTAAGCTTGTTTTGGCCGGAGCCGCTACAAGCGCTGCTCTTTCTTCTGTCGTCACCGCCATAATGATTCCACGCTCTTATGTCATGGATCAGTTCCGGTTTTGGCAAGTAGGAAGCGTCGGCTCGGCAACTTGGAGTGCTATTACTACGTTCATTCCATTTCTGGTCATCGGAATGCTAATCGCTTTTATTACTGCTCCGGCACTAAACGCGCTGGCACTAGGAGACGATGTTGCCACGGGACTGGGCGTTCGAACAGGAACACTGCGGCTTATTGCGGCTCTTGCAGGTGTTCTATTGTGCGGCGCTACTACTGCCCTGGCTGGACCTATTGGCTTTGTCGGATTGTTAGCCACTCACGTCATACGCCTTATTATTGGACCTGATCTACGTTTTGTTATACCCATGTCAGCTATTACTGGAGCTATCATTCTGACGATATCAGATGTAGGCGGTAGGCTCATCCTTAGTCCTGGAGAGCTTGAAGTCGGTGTAGTTACAGCGTTCATTGGAGCTCCAATACTAATAATATTAGCTATGCGATCGAAAGTGCGTTCATTATGAGAAATCAATCTATTGAATTTATTATGGCGGGAAGACGTCAAAGACGCCGCCGATGGATACTTGTCACTAGTCTCCTTGCAGCACTTGCATTCACTCTTTGCTGCGCCATGCTTTTACTCGGAAACACCATCTATCCCGTTAAAGATGTCATTCGAGCACTTTCGGGAGAACAGCTCAAAGGCGTCTCTTTTGCCGTTAATACAATACGTCTACCGAGAATGCTAGCGGGTCTCTTTGCCGGGTTTGCTTTTGGTCTTGCAGGTCACACCTTCCAGACCATGCTGCGCAATCCCCTTGCGAACCCAAATGTCATTGGTGTTACGTCCGGCTCAAGCGTGGTAGCTGTTTATTGCATAGTTGTCCTTCATACAAGCGCAGCTATGGTTTCCATTGCTTCAGTGATTGCTGGTCTTGCCACGGTTATATTTATTTATATACTTTCCAGAGGAAAGACATTTTCAATCGGGCGATTAATCCTTGTAGGGATAGGCATACAGGCAATGCTTGACGCTGTAATCTCCTATCTTCTACTGGTTAGCGCCCAACAAGATGTTCCCTCTGCTCTTAGATGGCTGACTGGCAGTCTTAACGGCTCTCAAATGCATCAGCTGCCGCCTCTTGTCATCATCGTGATTATCTGTTCGCCTATCGTAATCTTACTGGGCAAGCATCTAAGTATATTGGAGCTTGGAGAACAATCGGCTTCTTCACTAGGCGTGAACACGGACAAAACAAGAATTGTTCTTATTGTGAGCTCCGTATTCATGGTTGCTATTGCTACCGCTACCACGGGTCCGATCGCCTTTGTATCCTTCCTTTCGGGACCAATCGCGAAAAGACTCGTCGGTGCAGGCTCCTCGAACATAATTCCGGCAGGCCTTGTTGGCATTAATTTGGTCCTGGCAGCAGATCTAATTGGACAATTTGCTTTTGAGTACAGATTCCCCGTAGGCATCATTACTGGATTACTCGGAGCACCTTATCTAATCTTCTTGTTAATCCGAATGAATCGAAAGGGAGAATTATAATGAAACCGACGCATATTTTTCAAGCCGAGCAAGTAATAGCAGGCTATGAAAATAAAACGGTTATCCACGGTGTAGACCTTGTTATTCCTAGCAATAAAATAAGCGTTATTATTGGATCAAACGGCTGCGGGAAGTCTACGCTTCTTAAAACAATGGCTAGACTTATAAAACCCGCAGCTGGCAGCATCACTCTAGACGGCAGGTCAATTTCTAAAATACCACCCAAACCATTGGCTCGAGTGATAGGATTGCTACCACAGTCCCCTATTGTTCCGGAAGGAATTTCTGTTGCAGATTTGGTCGGACGAGGAAGGTTTCCGCATCAATCCTTGCTCAGTGGATGGACAAAAAAGGATTATGAAGCCGTTGCCGATGCTATGGAAATTATGGATATAACCGAGTTTGCCAATCATAATATTGACGAGCTGTCAGGAGGTCAGCGACAGCGCGTCTGGATTGCAATGGCTCTGGCGCAACAAACCGATATCTTATTTCTCGATGAACCGACAACCTTTTTAGATATCACCTATCAAGTCGAGATTCTTGACCTGCTCACAGACCTTAACCGAAAACACGGAACTACGATTGTAATGGTGCTTCATGATATCAACTTGTCCGCGCGTTATGCAGATCATATTTTTGCGCTTCATCAAGGAAAGCTTGTCGCTGAGGGAGAACCCGCAAAGGTTATTACAAGCACACTAGTTAAAGATATTTTCGGACTTAACTGTATTGTGATAGACGATCCCATTTCGGGATCTCCTTTGGTGGTACCAAAAGGACGATATCATGTTCAAGATGCTTAAATTAAAAGAAGAACCTCTCCTGACTCAAGGAGTGGTTCTTCGAAAATGGTTCCCTGATTGATCAATTCTTTTCAAACCCCTTAATCAATTCCTCGGATTTATTCATCGCTTCGTCTCTATACCTTCAATAAATGATACCAGTCCTCGGGGAATCCAATAAGTCCTTTGTCTACTTCGGTATACTCATCTATAAGCGCTCTTAGTCGCTCGACCCAGCTGTTCCAATATGTTTTGTCATTGATCATATATTTAACTACATACACCGGAGTAAATACCTTGTAGTTATCTTTGATAACCTTATGATCACGAACAAATAACTTCGGAGGGATAGAGAAGTTCCTATTATAAGTGCGTCCATAATGGGCACATATATTTCTAAGATTACTTAGTGCATGAAGCCAACTTGCCAAATAATCACCATTAACTCTAGCGTAATATTTTCTTCCTAGTTCGTTCTTATCCTGCTTCTTCATATTTTTAAACATTTTCGAAAGCACGCCAAGAGTTATTACTTCGTTTACAACCCATATTGGAAATTCTCCATCATACTTATAAAAATAGTGCTTAACAAAAACATCCTTAGATTGCTTTAATAATTGATCTAAGTCTGCAATAAACTTTGCATGTTTAGATGCATCATCAAAGTTTTCGCTATCTATATATCCCATACCATCATACTTATCAGCTAATACTAGAGCGATATAAGTTCTCATCGACACTTCTACAACTTCAATGATTTCCAATAATAATAACCTGAACTTTAAGTCAAAATCGTATAATCTAAATATCTGCTTAAAAGTAACTCCAGCATGAAATACGTCATCCGTCTTTAGCGATAATGTGTATGCTGTAAACCTATAATAGCTTACTCGCTTCAGAATTCCTTTAGCCCATAGTTCATCCTCTATAATTAGTCCCCTGGATTTGAATATATCCAATTGTTCATCAATTGTCTTTGAGGGTTTAAACGAGTGCGAAATTCGGATCATTGGATATCTCCATATAAAAAAATGTCTCGCCCTGGTGCGCAACCTTTACAGGTATGCGTGGCGAGATCTGTTACGAATATCATATGTCAGCAGTTAATATTTGTCAATAAAATTATCTGACAGAAAATCATCTGAGCTTGATAGTGCTCGGCTTTAATGCCAAGACTACGGTGCTTGTGCGCAATCTGTTTCACAACCGGTAAAATCGTCTCCAACTTATCGATATTCTGAGCAGCTTTGGATGGCTGGTAAACAGCAACTGATAGAATCGTTTAGCTGAATATCAGACTAAAAGTCGATCCAATCCAATTGCACTGATTAATAATCGCTCCTTCTTAGCTCCGAGCATTTTTTGTGTCCAGTCTACAAAGCCTCCATCACCAATGTAATACTCTTTACCCTCGATAACTGTCTTTATTGTGAATTGCAGACCCTTATAGTACTGATTTTCCTTTTGAGGAGAGCCTAATCGAATGACCACCTCATTTAATTCTAAACTCTCCCCGTATTCAATGATTCTTGATACTAAACCGGCGCTGTCTTTATAACCATCTCGCTCACTAAAGATAACCTCGATCTTAGAATTGAAGAGTGATTTGAAAATCGTCCGGTAAACTTCTATGTGCTCCCACAATGATTTTTTTTCGAAATCGTATGATCCTTGGTCAACTCCAGCGGTCACCATACAGAATAAGTGAAAATGAGCGAGCATTCCTGGAGTATCACCAAAATACTGTGCTCGTACATGTCTATGGGTACTACAAAATCGCATAGAACCCACTCTACTAGGTTTATGATTTTTAATCAGATCAGCGATATGTAACGCGATAAGATTCGTCGCATCTGAAACAACCTCGGTCCCCCGAAGTGCGGAAATGACCTTATTTTGATCGACTGTGCCTACTACTGAGGTACTGCCCAATGGGGCAACAGGTGACAACTGGAGTGGGGATACTCCCTGATTCACAGCTATTTTCAGAATATCCATTTCCAATTGTTTGAGCTGAAGCGGTTCTACACTCGCTGGATGAACAAACCGATTTTCTGTGTATCTCTTAAGCAGGTCATTTGGAGAAGATTTTCTAACCTTCTCATTAAATACCTTCAAAAGAAGCGTATTTAGATCGCTGCCCGAAATCTGTTCCGT
This portion of the Cohnella abietis genome encodes:
- a CDS encoding FecCD family ABC transporter permease; the encoded protein is MNSTSVSNKNTLNLHIPKNFTLVLIICLILLGICVIASLVFGSRPVSFHELIDGLFHPDVESYGANVVRKRVSRTIFSLLCGAGLGVSGALMQAVTRNPIADPSILGVNTGASLFVVCGIAFLNISTANQYIWLALAGAAITAVFVFGVGSMGRGGATPIKLVLAGAATSAALSSVVTAIMIPRSYVMDQFRFWQVGSVGSATWSAITTFIPFLVIGMLIAFITAPALNALALGDDVATGLGVRTGTLRLIAALAGVLLCGATTALAGPIGFVGLLATHVIRLIIGPDLRFVIPMSAITGAIILTISDVGGRLILSPGELEVGVVTAFIGAPILIILAMRSKVRSL
- a CDS encoding FecCD family ABC transporter permease, yielding MRNQSIEFIMAGRRQRRRRWILVTSLLAALAFTLCCAMLLLGNTIYPVKDVIRALSGEQLKGVSFAVNTIRLPRMLAGLFAGFAFGLAGHTFQTMLRNPLANPNVIGVTSGSSVVAVYCIVVLHTSAAMVSIASVIAGLATVIFIYILSRGKTFSIGRLILVGIGIQAMLDAVISYLLLVSAQQDVPSALRWLTGSLNGSQMHQLPPLVIIVIICSPIVILLGKHLSILELGEQSASSLGVNTDKTRIVLIVSSVFMVAIATATTGPIAFVSFLSGPIAKRLVGAGSSNIIPAGLVGINLVLAADLIGQFAFEYRFPVGIITGLLGAPYLIFLLIRMNRKGEL
- a CDS encoding ABC transporter ATP-binding protein; its protein translation is MKPTHIFQAEQVIAGYENKTVIHGVDLVIPSNKISVIIGSNGCGKSTLLKTMARLIKPAAGSITLDGRSISKIPPKPLARVIGLLPQSPIVPEGISVADLVGRGRFPHQSLLSGWTKKDYEAVADAMEIMDITEFANHNIDELSGGQRQRVWIAMALAQQTDILFLDEPTTFLDITYQVEILDLLTDLNRKHGTTIVMVLHDINLSARYADHIFALHQGKLVAEGEPAKVITSTLVKDIFGLNCIVIDDPISGSPLVVPKGRYHVQDA
- a CDS encoding Abi family protein, with the protein product MIRISHSFKPSKTIDEQLDIFKSRGLIIEDELWAKGILKRVSYYRFTAYTLSLKTDDVFHAGVTFKQIFRLYDFDLKFRLLLLEIIEVVEVSMRTYIALVLADKYDGMGYIDSENFDDASKHAKFIADLDQLLKQSKDVFVKHYFYKYDGEFPIWVVNEVITLGVLSKMFKNMKKQDKNELGRKYYARVNGDYLASWLHALSNLRNICAHYGRTYNRNFSIPPKLFVRDHKVIKDNYKVFTPVYVVKYMINDKTYWNSWVERLRALIDEYTEVDKGLIGFPEDWYHLLKV